The Brachyhypopomus gauderio isolate BG-103 chromosome 2, BGAUD_0.2, whole genome shotgun sequence genome contains a region encoding:
- the chrnb4 gene encoding neuronal acetylcholine receptor subunit beta-4 isoform X1, translated as MKRILLTLVYIFTLVQSGGGADSEEKLMNWLLQKERYNKLIRPALNRTERVTVKLQVSLAQLISVNEREQIMTTNVWLTQNWNDYRLSWDPSEYEGIDKLRIPSTHIWLPDIVLYNNADGTYEVTVFTNAIVLFNGTIAWLPPAIYKSACKIEVKHFPFDQQNCTLKFRSWTYDHTEIDLVLKSEAASMDDFTPSGEWDILALPGRRTVNAQDPTYVDLTYDFIIKRKPLFYTINLIIPCVLITSLAILVFYLPSDCGEKMTLCISVLLALTVFLLLISKIVPPTSLDVPLIGKYLMFTMVLVTFSIITSVCVLNVHHRSPSTHTMPSWVKLVFLEKLPTMLFMRRPQGHSARQRLRQQCHLPDHRDPPDLGYGAPRNSAVSSSASALLAASSAPALCSPGHLYGKVGPRVSVPAPRRGNTRPAELQSNGHTSAQDLRGSRAGLDWGADVQEAVDGVRYVADHMMGNDDDQSVIEDWKYVAMVVDRMFLWIFVIVCVVGTLGLFLQPLFQSQTGSVQQGGAESSRRNGM; from the exons ATGAAACGGATTCTACTCACCCTCGTTTACATCTTTACCCTTGTTCAGA GTGGCGGTGGTGCGGACTCGGAGGAGAAGCTGATGAACTGGCTCCTTCAGAAAGAACGCTACAACAAGTTGATCCGGCCGGCCCTGAACAGGACGGAGCGAGTGACGGTGAAGCTCCAGGTGTCCCTGGCGCAGCTCATCAGCGTG AACGAGAGAGAACAAATCATGACGACAAACGTGTGGCTCACGCAG AACTGGAATGATTACCGACTGTCATGGGACCCGTCTGAGTATGAGGGTATTGATAAGCTCCGGattccctccacacacatctgGCTACCTGACATCGTTTTATACAATAA TGCTGATGGGACCTATGAGGTGACAGTCTTCACCAACGCCATCGTGCTGTTTAACGGCACCATTGCATGGCTCCCTCCTGCAATCTACAAGAGCGCCTGCAAGATCGAGGTCAAGCACTTTCCCTTCGACCAGCAGAACTGCACGCTGAAGTTTCGTTCCTGGACGTACGACCACACGGAGATCGATCTCGTCCTGAAGTCTGAGGCAGCCAGCATGGACGACTTCACTCCCAGCGGCGAGTGGGACATACTGGCGCTGCCGGGGAGAAGGACGGTTAACGCTCAGGATCCCACCTACGTGGACCTGACCTATGACTTCATCATCAAGCGAAAGCCGCTCTTCTACACCATCAACCTCATCATCCCATGCGTGCTCATCACCTCGCTGGCCATCCTGGTCTTCTACCTGCCGTCCGACTGCGGCGAGAAGATGACCCTGTGCATCTCCGTCCTCCTGGCGCTCACTGTCTTCCTCCTGCTCATCTCCAAGATCGTGCCGCCCACCTCCCTGGACGTACCTTTAATCGGGAAGTACCTGATGTTCACCATGGTTCTGGTGACCTTCTCCATCATTacgagcgtgtgtgtgctcaATGTGCACCACCGCTCTCCGAGCACGCACACGATGCCGTCCTGGGTCAAGCTGGTCTTCTTGGAGAAGCTGCCCACCATGCTCTTCATGCGGAGGCCCCAGGGCCACTCAGCCCGGCAACGGCTTCGGCAGCAGTGCCACCTCCCCGACCACAGGGACCCGCCGGACCTCGGCTACGGGGCTCCCCGCAACTCGGCCGTGTCCTCCTCAGCCTCCGCCCTGCTTGCTGCATCCTCCGCCCCCGCCCTCTGTTCCCCGGGACACCTTTACGGCAAGGTGGGGCCGCGCGTTTCCGTGCCCGCCCCCAGGAGAGGGAACACGAGGCCCGCCGAGCTCCAGTCTAATGGTCACACCTCCGCCCAGGATCTGAGAGGAAGCAGGGCAGGTCTGGATTGGGGCGCTGACGTTCAGGAGGCGGTGGATGGGGTTCGCTACGTTGCTGACCACATGATGGGAAATGATGATGATCAGAGT gTCATTGAGGACTGGAAGTACGTCGCCATGGTTGTGGACCGGATGTTTCTGTGGATctttgttattgtgtgtgtggtggggacgtTAGGGCTCTTCCTGCAGCCCCTCTTCCAGAGTCAAACCGGGTCagtccagcagggcggcgccGAGTCGTCCCGGCGGAATGGGATGTGA
- the chrnb4 gene encoding neuronal acetylcholine receptor subunit beta-4 isoform X2 — protein MTTNVWLTQNWNDYRLSWDPSEYEGIDKLRIPSTHIWLPDIVLYNNADGTYEVTVFTNAIVLFNGTIAWLPPAIYKSACKIEVKHFPFDQQNCTLKFRSWTYDHTEIDLVLKSEAASMDDFTPSGEWDILALPGRRTVNAQDPTYVDLTYDFIIKRKPLFYTINLIIPCVLITSLAILVFYLPSDCGEKMTLCISVLLALTVFLLLISKIVPPTSLDVPLIGKYLMFTMVLVTFSIITSVCVLNVHHRSPSTHTMPSWVKLVFLEKLPTMLFMRRPQGHSARQRLRQQCHLPDHRDPPDLGYGAPRNSAVSSSASALLAASSAPALCSPGHLYGKVGPRVSVPAPRRGNTRPAELQSNGHTSAQDLRGSRAGLDWGADVQEAVDGVRYVADHMMGNDDDQSVIEDWKYVAMVVDRMFLWIFVIVCVVGTLGLFLQPLFQSQTGSVQQGGAESSRRNGM, from the exons ATGACGACAAACGTGTGGCTCACGCAG AACTGGAATGATTACCGACTGTCATGGGACCCGTCTGAGTATGAGGGTATTGATAAGCTCCGGattccctccacacacatctgGCTACCTGACATCGTTTTATACAATAA TGCTGATGGGACCTATGAGGTGACAGTCTTCACCAACGCCATCGTGCTGTTTAACGGCACCATTGCATGGCTCCCTCCTGCAATCTACAAGAGCGCCTGCAAGATCGAGGTCAAGCACTTTCCCTTCGACCAGCAGAACTGCACGCTGAAGTTTCGTTCCTGGACGTACGACCACACGGAGATCGATCTCGTCCTGAAGTCTGAGGCAGCCAGCATGGACGACTTCACTCCCAGCGGCGAGTGGGACATACTGGCGCTGCCGGGGAGAAGGACGGTTAACGCTCAGGATCCCACCTACGTGGACCTGACCTATGACTTCATCATCAAGCGAAAGCCGCTCTTCTACACCATCAACCTCATCATCCCATGCGTGCTCATCACCTCGCTGGCCATCCTGGTCTTCTACCTGCCGTCCGACTGCGGCGAGAAGATGACCCTGTGCATCTCCGTCCTCCTGGCGCTCACTGTCTTCCTCCTGCTCATCTCCAAGATCGTGCCGCCCACCTCCCTGGACGTACCTTTAATCGGGAAGTACCTGATGTTCACCATGGTTCTGGTGACCTTCTCCATCATTacgagcgtgtgtgtgctcaATGTGCACCACCGCTCTCCGAGCACGCACACGATGCCGTCCTGGGTCAAGCTGGTCTTCTTGGAGAAGCTGCCCACCATGCTCTTCATGCGGAGGCCCCAGGGCCACTCAGCCCGGCAACGGCTTCGGCAGCAGTGCCACCTCCCCGACCACAGGGACCCGCCGGACCTCGGCTACGGGGCTCCCCGCAACTCGGCCGTGTCCTCCTCAGCCTCCGCCCTGCTTGCTGCATCCTCCGCCCCCGCCCTCTGTTCCCCGGGACACCTTTACGGCAAGGTGGGGCCGCGCGTTTCCGTGCCCGCCCCCAGGAGAGGGAACACGAGGCCCGCCGAGCTCCAGTCTAATGGTCACACCTCCGCCCAGGATCTGAGAGGAAGCAGGGCAGGTCTGGATTGGGGCGCTGACGTTCAGGAGGCGGTGGATGGGGTTCGCTACGTTGCTGACCACATGATGGGAAATGATGATGATCAGAGT gTCATTGAGGACTGGAAGTACGTCGCCATGGTTGTGGACCGGATGTTTCTGTGGATctttgttattgtgtgtgtggtggggacgtTAGGGCTCTTCCTGCAGCCCCTCTTCCAGAGTCAAACCGGGTCagtccagcagggcggcgccGAGTCGTCCCGGCGGAATGGGATGTGA